The Burkholderia cepacia ATCC 25416 genome includes a window with the following:
- a CDS encoding Nramp family divalent metal transporter has product MIPVTNKPAGSFALPSLPAGHTGHTGHPDGAARAALEGRRTGVAALLPFVGPAVIASIGYMDPGNFATNIQAGAAYGYRLLWVVLAANAIAMLFQAMSAKLGIVTGRNLAELCRDRFPAPVVWGMWVASEIAAMATDLAEFLGGALAFGLLCHLSLFAGMIATAFATCAILALEKRGFRPLEAAIAALVGVIGACYLGELLIAPQDWHAAAFHLVVPQIPDRAALTIAVGIVGATIMPHTLYLHSGLTQDRTAPRDDTERRRLVRFSNREVVVALGLAGFVNLAMVMMASSAFHASAPGMTDIGDAYHTLIPVLGPAAGALFLVALLTSGVSSSVVGTMAGQVVMQGFIHRRMPVWVRRAVTVVPAFAVVALGCDVTRAMVASQVVLSFVLPMPMIALLMLSARADVMGAYAMRMPLRIVAGAATVVIVGLNAYLVWAAFN; this is encoded by the coding sequence ATGATTCCCGTCACGAACAAACCTGCCGGCAGCTTCGCGCTGCCGAGTCTGCCTGCCGGCCATACCGGCCACACCGGCCACCCCGACGGCGCGGCGCGTGCCGCGCTGGAAGGGCGCCGCACCGGCGTCGCCGCGCTGCTGCCGTTCGTCGGCCCGGCCGTGATCGCGTCGATCGGCTATATGGACCCCGGCAACTTCGCGACCAACATCCAGGCCGGTGCCGCGTACGGCTACCGGCTGCTGTGGGTCGTGCTGGCCGCGAACGCGATCGCGATGCTGTTCCAGGCAATGTCGGCGAAGCTCGGCATCGTGACCGGCCGCAATCTCGCGGAGCTGTGCCGTGACCGGTTTCCCGCGCCGGTCGTATGGGGCATGTGGGTCGCGTCCGAGATTGCCGCGATGGCGACCGATCTCGCCGAATTCCTCGGCGGCGCGCTCGCATTCGGGCTGTTGTGCCACCTGTCGCTGTTCGCGGGGATGATCGCGACGGCGTTCGCGACCTGCGCGATCCTCGCGCTCGAAAAGCGCGGCTTCCGGCCGCTGGAAGCCGCGATCGCGGCGCTGGTCGGCGTGATCGGCGCGTGCTATCTCGGCGAACTGCTGATCGCGCCGCAGGACTGGCATGCGGCCGCGTTCCACCTGGTCGTCCCGCAGATTCCGGATCGCGCGGCGCTGACGATCGCGGTCGGGATCGTCGGCGCGACGATCATGCCGCACACGCTGTATCTGCATTCGGGGCTCACGCAGGATCGCACCGCGCCGCGCGACGATACGGAGCGGCGGCGGCTCGTGCGCTTCTCGAATCGCGAGGTGGTCGTCGCGCTCGGGCTGGCCGGGTTCGTGAATCTCGCGATGGTGATGATGGCGTCGTCGGCGTTTCACGCGAGCGCGCCGGGCATGACCGACATCGGCGACGCGTATCACACGCTGATCCCGGTGCTCGGGCCGGCGGCCGGCGCGCTGTTTCTCGTCGCGCTGCTGACCTCGGGCGTGTCGAGTTCGGTGGTCGGCACGATGGCCGGGCAGGTCGTGATGCAGGGCTTCATCCACCGCCGCATGCCGGTCTGGGTGCGGCGCGCGGTGACGGTCGTGCCCGCGTTCGCGGTGGTCGCGCTCGGCTGCGACGTCACGCGCGCGATGGTCGCGAGCCAGGTGGTGCTGAGTTTCGTGCTGCCGATGCCGATGATCGCGCTGCTGATGCTGTCGGCGCGCGCGGACGTGATGGGCGCTTACGCGATGCGGATGCCGCTGCGGATCGTCGCCGGCGCGGCGACGGTCGTGATCGTCGGGTTGAATGCGTACCTGGTGTGGGCGGCATTCAATTGA